In the genome of Vibrio sp. 16, one region contains:
- a CDS encoding NAD(P)/FAD-dependent oxidoreductase has protein sequence MKTESTQVVVVGAGPSGSTVSALLQAQGVDVIVIEKAEFPRFSIGESLLPACMEVVEQAGMTQAVAEHGFQFKDGAAFRRNGVYTQFNFTDKFTPGPGTTYQVQRGHFDKVLADSAAQQGVEIRYQHELIDLAFVGERSLLTVKDAHGEIYQIDAAYVLDASGFGRVLPRMLDLEEPSCLPPRKAIFTHIVDNIDDQSIHYDRDKILISVHPTNHDVWYWLIPFSNGVCSLGVVGEPDFFADYSGDKLDVLKQIVNQEPGLEQLLANAEYPNPAGELGGYSANVKHLATAHYALLGNAGEFLDPVFSSGVTIAMKSAQFAAQCVVKQLEGEPVDWQKEYAEPLMVGVNTFRTYVEGWYKGTLQDVIFHQDPNPRIKAMISSILAGYAWDTTNPYVKNSQQRLNTLAEVIRAEKTHA, from the coding sequence ATGAAAACAGAATCTACTCAAGTTGTTGTCGTTGGTGCGGGCCCTTCTGGCTCGACGGTCTCTGCGCTATTGCAAGCACAGGGTGTGGATGTGATCGTGATAGAAAAGGCTGAGTTTCCGAGGTTTTCTATCGGAGAGAGCCTGTTGCCGGCGTGTATGGAAGTTGTAGAGCAAGCTGGGATGACGCAGGCCGTGGCGGAACACGGTTTTCAGTTTAAAGATGGGGCAGCGTTTCGTCGTAATGGCGTATACACCCAGTTCAACTTTACCGATAAGTTCACACCAGGCCCTGGGACAACTTATCAAGTACAACGTGGCCATTTTGATAAAGTCTTGGCCGACAGCGCAGCGCAGCAAGGGGTAGAAATTCGTTACCAGCATGAGTTGATCGATTTAGCTTTTGTCGGTGAGCGATCTTTGCTAACAGTGAAAGACGCACACGGTGAAATCTACCAAATTGATGCGGCTTATGTGTTAGATGCCAGTGGTTTTGGTCGTGTGTTGCCTAGAATGCTGGATCTGGAAGAGCCGTCTTGCTTGCCTCCGCGAAAAGCGATTTTCACGCATATTGTCGACAATATTGATGATCAATCGATCCACTACGATCGCGACAAGATTCTGATTTCGGTCCATCCGACTAACCATGATGTGTGGTACTGGTTGATCCCTTTTTCCAATGGCGTGTGCTCACTGGGCGTGGTGGGAGAGCCTGACTTCTTTGCTGATTACTCAGGCGACAAACTGGATGTGCTAAAGCAGATTGTGAATCAAGAGCCGGGCCTTGAGCAACTGCTCGCAAACGCAGAGTACCCGAACCCCGCTGGAGAGCTTGGCGGTTACTCTGCTAACGTAAAACACCTAGCCACAGCTCATTACGCACTGCTTGGCAATGCAGGCGAGTTTTTGGACCCTGTGTTTTCATCTGGAGTCACGATTGCCATGAAATCTGCTCAATTTGCGGCTCAATGCGTGGTTAAGCAGCTTGAAGGAGAGCCTGTGGATTGGCAGAAAGAGTACGCCGAGCCATTAATGGTCGGAGTGAACACTTTCCGTACCTATGTAGAAGGCTGGTACAAAGGTACTCTACAAGACGTCATCTTCCATCAAGATCCGAATCCTCGTATTAAAGCGATGATCAGCTCTATTTTGGCCGGTTACGCATGGGATACAACAAACCCATATGTTAAAAACAGTCAGCAACGATTGAACACTCTGGCTGAGGTGATTCGAGCAGAAAAAACTCACGCCTAG
- a CDS encoding methyltransferase, protein MLHKNNDPFNALEAKTEAQKLSFAPIVFHTARTLRDLGVLAVLDKAGKEGLSAPEIAEQTGVSEYGVKVLLDMAISAHIVMWEKPNYSLANLGFFLLHDGMTQANMDFTADVCYAAMMHLTESITEGKPAGLKELGDWETIYQGLSTLPEKAKESWFKFDHFYSDRSFPILLEEVFKSEPKMIVDIGGNTGKWAMQCCGHNPDVEITIVDLPQQLEMAMQNAKEKGYADRVHPYPANMLDKSQSLPEHADVWWMSQFLDCFSPMEILSILKRVKQQLRAGDAVYILELFWDAQKYDAASYSLNATSLYFTCLANGNSRFYRSDDFLEIIEAAGLVIEERTDNIGLGHTLLKLKAQ, encoded by the coding sequence GTGTTACATAAAAATAATGACCCGTTTAACGCTCTAGAAGCGAAAACAGAAGCTCAAAAACTCTCTTTTGCACCTATCGTATTTCATACGGCACGTACATTGCGTGATTTGGGTGTATTAGCTGTGTTAGATAAAGCTGGAAAAGAGGGCTTGAGTGCACCTGAAATTGCAGAGCAAACTGGGGTGTCTGAATATGGCGTCAAAGTCTTGTTAGACATGGCGATTAGCGCGCATATTGTGATGTGGGAAAAACCTAATTATTCACTTGCGAATCTAGGCTTCTTTTTGCTCCACGATGGCATGACCCAAGCGAACATGGATTTCACTGCGGATGTTTGTTACGCCGCGATGATGCACCTCACAGAATCGATCACGGAGGGAAAACCTGCCGGTTTGAAAGAGTTAGGTGATTGGGAAACCATCTACCAAGGGTTATCCACTTTGCCTGAGAAAGCAAAAGAGAGCTGGTTCAAATTTGACCATTTTTACTCGGATCGCTCTTTTCCGATTCTGCTAGAAGAAGTGTTCAAATCAGAGCCAAAAATGATCGTCGATATTGGTGGCAACACCGGCAAATGGGCGATGCAGTGTTGTGGTCATAATCCGGATGTTGAGATCACGATTGTTGATTTGCCACAGCAACTTGAAATGGCCATGCAAAACGCGAAGGAGAAAGGCTACGCGGATCGTGTCCACCCATACCCTGCCAACATGCTGGATAAGTCTCAATCGCTTCCGGAACATGCCGATGTCTGGTGGATGAGTCAGTTCCTTGATTGTTTTTCACCGATGGAGATTCTGAGCATTCTGAAACGCGTGAAGCAGCAATTACGCGCGGGTGATGCTGTCTACATTTTGGAGCTGTTCTGGGACGCACAAAAGTATGACGCCGCATCATACAGTTTGAATGCGACATCGCTTTATTTTACTTGTTTGGCGAACGGAAACAGCCGTTTCTATCGCAGCGACGATTTCTTAGAAATTATCGAAGCCGCGGGATTAGTGATTGAGGAGCGAACCGATAACATCGGCCTAGGTCACACCTTACTTAAACTTAAAGCGCAATAG
- a CDS encoding beta-ketoacyl synthase chain length factor, with the protein MPDSNIILSFNIDAWLAHSDGISQPSDWQQWSKTLAWPVDGKAPVNAIPPMMRRRMSSLSKLAVQTSIELLEQHEVDYLVFASRHGELTRSAQLIQDVVAGEEASPMAFSQSVHNTAAGLATIATKKPIPLTSIAAGDNTFQSALLEAWVYLKSNPEHKVMLVDFDEPLPEVYNQYEEFEYRGYALGLILSAGDEIRVAGQSGSDFKPQFPQALDFIRHYVSDESSWQTHSRTQSWVWQR; encoded by the coding sequence ATGCCCGATTCAAACATAATTCTTTCATTTAACATCGATGCATGGCTTGCCCATTCCGATGGCATTTCGCAGCCCAGCGATTGGCAGCAGTGGTCAAAAACACTCGCATGGCCCGTAGATGGTAAAGCGCCAGTTAACGCAATTCCGCCAATGATGCGACGACGCATGAGCAGCTTGAGTAAACTCGCAGTGCAAACCAGTATCGAACTGCTAGAGCAACACGAAGTGGACTACCTTGTGTTTGCTAGCCGTCATGGAGAACTCACTCGAAGCGCTCAACTCATTCAAGACGTGGTGGCAGGAGAAGAAGCCTCACCCATGGCGTTTTCGCAGTCAGTCCACAACACAGCGGCCGGTCTTGCGACGATTGCAACCAAAAAGCCGATTCCTCTTACCTCCATTGCCGCTGGCGACAATACCTTTCAAAGTGCCCTGTTAGAAGCTTGGGTGTATTTAAAGAGCAACCCAGAGCACAAAGTGATGTTGGTTGATTTCGATGAACCCCTGCCTGAGGTTTACAATCAATATGAAGAGTTTGAATACCGAGGCTACGCGTTAGGTCTAATCCTCTCTGCTGGCGATGAGATTCGTGTGGCAGGTCAATCAGGTTCAGACTTTAAGCCACAATTTCCGCAGGCTCTGGACTTTATCCGGCACTATGTTTCTGATGAATCATCATGGCAGACCCACTCGCGGACTCAATCTTGGGTGTGGCAGCGATAA
- a CDS encoding lysophospholipid acyltransferase family protein, which produces MNKLNQYWRVVATGFCFSVFGLGGLGLSFLANPYIRLTSKNQIEREYRVQGAIQRSFDLFCRLMKFTGAIDYKIVGAEKLKADRNCLIVANHPSLIDYVLIASQLERCDCLVKSAIWSNPFMKHIVKAAGYIPNETPDDLLTMCSERFDRGNVLLVFPEGTRTTPGKASKLQRGSAQIAVRTETDLRLVHITVTPSFLTKEKKWYQVPPTKPFFLVEVKDKVEVKPFIEQTTSPNIAARRLQQHLSEALFPENQ; this is translated from the coding sequence ATGAACAAACTGAATCAATATTGGCGAGTCGTTGCTACTGGTTTTTGTTTTTCGGTCTTTGGTTTAGGTGGATTAGGGCTCAGTTTTTTAGCCAACCCCTACATCCGCCTAACAAGTAAAAACCAAATTGAGCGAGAGTACCGAGTTCAAGGAGCTATTCAGCGCAGTTTTGACCTTTTTTGTCGTCTGATGAAATTTACGGGCGCTATCGACTACAAAATCGTGGGCGCTGAAAAACTCAAGGCTGACCGTAACTGCCTCATCGTCGCCAATCACCCCAGTTTAATAGACTACGTTCTAATCGCTTCTCAACTCGAACGTTGCGACTGCCTAGTAAAATCGGCCATCTGGTCCAATCCTTTTATGAAGCACATTGTCAAAGCGGCGGGCTACATCCCTAACGAAACACCTGATGATTTGCTCACTATGTGTTCTGAGCGTTTTGATCGAGGCAACGTTTTGCTGGTATTTCCCGAAGGCACACGAACCACGCCAGGTAAAGCATCCAAATTACAACGCGGTTCTGCCCAAATTGCGGTTAGAACAGAAACGGACCTACGTCTAGTACATATTACGGTAACTCCTAGTTTTCTCACAAAAGAGAAAAAGTGGTATCAAGTTCCCCCAACTAAACCTTTTTTCCTTGTCGAAGTTAAGGATAAAGTTGAGGTTAAGCCATTTATAGAGCAAACTACGTCCCCTAATATTGCTGCACGACGTTTGCAGCAACATTTAAGTGAAGCTCTCTTCCCAGAAAACCAATAG
- a CDS encoding phosphopantetheine-binding protein, producing METLHNEIKQLIIDALNLEDLTVEDIETEAPLFGDGLGLDSIDALELGLAIKKQYNIVIDADDSNTREHFASVSNLAKYISSQVSE from the coding sequence GTGGAAACATTACACAACGAAATTAAACAACTTATTATTGATGCATTGAATCTTGAAGATCTCACCGTAGAAGATATAGAGACTGAAGCGCCGCTGTTTGGTGATGGCTTAGGTCTGGATTCGATTGATGCGCTAGAACTGGGTTTAGCTATCAAAAAGCAATACAATATTGTGATCGACGCGGATGACTCGAATACGCGTGAACATTTTGCTTCCGTAAGCAATTTAGCAAAATACATCTCTTCGCAAGTTAGCGAGTAA
- a CDS encoding acyl carrier protein, producing MTDLNKEQVFNQVKEALEELFEIDSADIVPEAHLYQDLDLDSIDAVDLVVHLQNVTGKKIKPAEFSTVRTVDDVVNAVAELLKEA from the coding sequence ATGACAGATTTAAACAAAGAACAAGTATTTAACCAAGTTAAAGAAGCACTTGAAGAATTATTTGAGATTGATTCTGCTGATATTGTTCCAGAAGCGCACCTTTACCAAGATCTGGATTTAGATAGCATCGATGCTGTTGATCTTGTCGTACACCTGCAAAATGTAACTGGCAAAAAAATTAAGCCTGCAGAATTTAGCACCGTACGCACCGTTGATGACGTTGTAAACGCAGTCGCAGAGCTTCTTAAGGAAGCATAA